The DNA region ACAGACCTTCGTCTGAATGAACCACGCTATGCGTCATTGCCAGCCATTATGAAAGCCAAACGTCGTCCAGTAGATACTCACACACCTGCTGACCTTGGTGTGGATATAGAGCCAAAAGTTGAAATCATTTCCATGGAAACTCTTAGTGCGAAGCGTAACTGTGTTCGAGTCAGCAATGTTGATGAACTTATTGTAAAACTTAAGGAGGCGGGTGCTCTCTAATATTAATTCTTAATTTAAATCAAAATGAAAATTCTAGTAATAGCAGAAGCACAAGGTAAGGAAATTCGCCACGCTAGTAGAAGTGCAATCACACTTGCTAAGAATGCAGCCGCGGCTGCTAATGGGGAAATTGAAATTGCCATAATAGGAGATGATATCGAAGCTGCAGCCACTGCAGCATCTGCTTATGCTCCAACATTTACACTTAGCGATGCTTCGTTAGCTAATGCAACAGCAGATCGTTATGGAGCAGCCATTGCAAAGATTGTAGAGCAGCGTGGAGCAAGTTTAGTTATCGCAGCTTCTACCTCACAAGGTAAAGATTGTGTTGCTCGAGCGGCGGCATCTCTTGGAGGTACTATGGTAACGGATGCAATTGCATGTGAAAATCGTGATGGTAAATTGGTATGGCAACGGACTATGCATGCTGGAGGAGTAGCGGCTTGGGTGGTGGCACATGGATCACCCGTCGTAGTAACGGCACTCCAGTCAGCGTACGAACCAGCAGAACCAACAGGTGAAACCAGTGTAACTGCTCTTGAGATAGATGTAGCATCGCTTCCTTCGGCAATTCAATTTGAATCGGTTTCTACAAAACAAAGTGATCGTCCAGATGTTACAGAAGCAGCTGTAGTTATTTCTGGTGGTCGTGCATTTAAGACTGCCGAAGATTATGAGCAACTTATTGGTGGTCTTGCAGATAAAGTTGGTGGAGGTACAGGAAGTTCGCGAGCTGCGGTTGATGCGGGTATAGCACCAAACGAAAACCAGGTAGGTCAAACAGGTAAGATCATTGCACCGGATCTCTATTTGGGAATTGGTATTTCAGGTGCGGTACAACATCTTGCCGGAATGAAAAACTCTAAAATTATTGCAGCTATAAATACAGACGATGAAGCACCGCTTTTAGATTACGCTGACTTTGCACTCATTGCAGATGCATATGATGCCATTCCTGAGCTTATTGATAAATTATAGGTTCATAGCCTAATTATTTTAAGCCCGAGGTTGTTTTCAAAAAGAGATTTAACCTTGGGCTTTAATTTTACTAAATAGCCAAACTAACAAATCAAATGGACGATTTATCTAGAGAATTATACGGAAATATTGGAGCTATCTCTAAAATCCTCTTTTATATATGTGCCTTTACTTCAATGGCAATTTTTATCTACGGAATATATAGACGTCGTCAGTTGTGGAAACTAGGTAAAGATACTGGAGAAAAGGTAAACATTTCTGCTACACTTAAAGCACTTATTTCAAGAGTGTTTTCACAAAAAACAGTTCGTCAAGGTGTTCGTAAAAAGAAAGCAGGACTTTTTCATGCCTTAATGTTCTTTGGTTTTGTAGTTCTTTTTATTGGTACCTGCCTTGTGGCGGTTGAAGAATATGGTCACATCTTGTTTGGGGTAAAGGGAGAAAACTTATTCCATAAGGGACTTTATTTTGCTATCTATGAAGTATCGCTAGATTCTTTTGGACTTATTTATACGGTAGGTGCAGCTTGGTTTCTTATCCGAATGATGCAGAAAGGGCGTGAGGACAGTGTCCGCTACCGTAAATCTGATTACTTTCTTGTTAGTGCACTTTTTGTTATTGGTTGGTCAGGTTATTGGCTTGAGGCACTCCGTATCATACGTGAGAACACACCATATCCTTGGTTGTCCTATGTAGGTAATAGTCATGCTCATATTTTTCGTTTTCTGGGTGTAACCGAAGGAAATGTTGACGCAATTCATTTTACTGTTTGGTGGGGTCACGGTATTCTTGTTTTTGCTTTTATAGCTTCATTTCCATTCACTAGACTATTACATGTTATTGCCGGGACATGGAACCTTTGTTTGGTGCGTAGAAAACCAGGTTACATGATTCCAGTTTCTATCGAAGAACTTGAAGAGACTGGGAAAGTTGGCGTTGAGAATGTGCAAGATTTTTCGTACAGACAACTACTTTCACTCGATGCTTGTGTTGCTTGTGGTAGATGCACGGATGCCTGTCCAGCCACAGAAGCTGGGAAACCACTTTCTCCGCATGATGTTGTTCAAGATATTCGCAATCATTTCAATGAAGTTGCTCCACTTATAAAGGATGCTCGTAAGAACAAACGTGATGAATTAGAAGATGAGGCACTTCAGACCGCTCCTAATCTTCATGGTGATATTATTGCTGCCGAGACACTTTGGAGTTGTACAACTTGTAACGCATGTCATGAAGTTTGCCCTCTTGATGTGAGTCCGGTGAGTATTATTACGGACATGCGTCGTTTTCTCATTGGAGAAGGGCAACTTAGTGGACCACCTGCAGCTTCTTTACAGAAAGTACAGCGTTCTGGAAATCCTTGGGGTCTGCCTACTCGTGATCGTTTTAATTGGGCAGAAGGACTTGATGTTCCTACAGTTAAAAGCAATCCGAATTTTGAAGTTCTTTATTGGATTGGTTGTTCAGCAACGTATGATCGTCGTATTCAAAAGGTAGCCCATGCCGTAGTAAAACTGTTGAAACATGCAGGAGTTAATTTCGCTACACTTGGCCCCGAAGAGCGTTGTACGGGAGAATTCGCTCGTCGAATGGGTGATGAATTCCTGTTTCAAGAATCCGCCGAAAATAATATTGAAGTGCTTAAGAAATATAATGTGAAATCTATCATTACACATTGTCCGCATTGCCTCAACTCATTGAGTAAGGATTATCCACAATTTGGTGGAAATTATGATGTCATGCATCATACACAATATTTATCTGGTCTTATAAAAGATAATAAACTTAAGATTGATGACAACGCAGTAATTGATGAGGGTGGATCTATTACTTATCACGATCCATGTTACCTAGCTCGTATCAATGGCATAAGTGAGGAGCCACGTCATCTCATTGAAACGGCAGCTGGTGAAAATGCCCTTGAAGAAGTTGCACGTAGTGGTTGTGAATCTTCTTGTTGTGGAGCGGGTGGAGGACGTATGTGGTTTGATGATGAGCCCGAAGAACGCATTGGTAGAACCCGTATAGATGAGTTGCTTGACACCAAAGCGAAGACCGTGGCCGTTTCTTGTCCGTTCTGTCTTACAATGATGACTGATGGTGTTGCTGCAAAAACTGATCAAGTTGAGGTAAAAGATATTTCCGAAATTCTCGCTGATGCGATAGAGATTACAAAAAATATTTCTAGTCTTACGGAAAAAGAAGAATAAATAACGTGAATTTAATAATAGAAATTGAATAAAAGAACATGAATCCACAAATTATTACCTTTTTAATAAAATGTCCAGATCAAAAAGGAATTATATCAAAATTAACGAGCTTTTTTTTTGATGAAGGTTTTAATATTATTAGTTCACAGCAATACACCAACATTGAAGAAGAAAAATTCTTTATGCGTATTCGATTAGAATCTGATAGTTTGGTAACGCTAAGTAAAACACAGCTGGAGAGTAAGTTTGAGAAACTTGCTAATGTTTATCAGATCACTTGGAAAGTTGATTATGGCAGTAAAAAACAAAAAGTGGCAATTATGGTGTCACATACAAGTCACAATTTATACGATTTGTTACATAGGCACAAGGAAGGCAAACTTTCGTGTGAAGTTAAGATGATTGTAAGTAACCATACAAAGTTGAAACCTATAGCTGACATGTTCGGAATTCCGTTCTATCATGAACCTATAACGAAAGAGACTAAGAAAGCTCAAGAAAAGCAAGTCATAGAGCTGTTTGATACGCATGAAATTGATTTAATTGTAATGGCCAGATACATGCAAATATTATCGTCTAATTTTATTAACCATTACTCTGAAAAAATTATAAATATACATCATTCGTTTTTACCTGCATTTCAGGGGGCAAATCCTTACAAAAGAGCATATGAAAGAGGTGTAAAATTAATTGGAGCTACCGCCCATTATGCAACAGAAGATTTGGATGAAGGTCCAATTATTGAGCAAGGGGTAGAAAGAGTGTCTCATGAAAGCACGGTGAGTTCTTTAAAAAGTATTGGTGCGGAAATTGAAACATCTGTGCTGGCAAGAGCCGTTAATTTTCATTTAAGTAATCAAATAATTGTTGATGGAAATAAGGCAATTGTTTTTCCAGAAACGGGCGAGTAATTAATTTTAATCTAAATAATTCCCTGACGGCCATTGCCTCGGGAATAGTCAGTTTCAAGAAATTTTTTGTTTAAATTTAAAGTGTCCAACTCGAATAATTGAACATCATTGAATAACATGAAACGCAGAAAATTTATAAATCAATTGGGTCTTGGTGCAGTAGCAAGTATGCTACCTTGCACATTAGTATCGTTTACTCCGGGAGTTTCTTCAGAAAGTAATGCCAAAAATTTAAATTTTGGTATTGTTACCGATGTACATAAAGATTTAATGCCAGATGCTGATAAACGTCTAGAAACCTTTATAACCAAAGCCATTGATAAGAAGGTGGATTTTATCATTCAAATGGGAGATTTCTGTTTTGGCGAAACAAAAAATAATGACTTTTTAAAAATATGGGAGACCTATAAAGGACCTAAATATCATGTTTTGGGAAACCACGATATGGATAGAAACACCAAGTCGGAAATGTTAGATTTTTGGGGCATGCCCAAAACCTATTATTCCTATGATTTTAAAGGTTATCATTTTATTGTTTTAGATGCTAATTTCTTATATCAGGATGGAAAATACATAAATTATAAAAATGCCAATTTTTATGTAGATTCGAGTATCAGAACTTTTATAAATGACGAACAAGTCGAATGGTTTAAGGCAGACCTAGAAGCAACTAAATTGCCCACCATTGTATTTTGCCATCAAAGTTTATGGCATGGCGTTAAAAATCGGTTGACCTTGCAAAAAATTATGGAGACCCATAAGGAAAAGGTAATTTGTTCTTTGAATGGACATAATCATTCGGATTACCATTTTGAACAAAACGATATTGACTATATTGGAATAAACAGTATGTCATATCAATGGGTTTCCGGTAAATACGAGAGTACAGAGCGTTTCCCTAAAAAATTTTATAAAGAGTATGGAAACTTACATCATATTGCAGGTTATAAAGACCCATTGTATGCGTTTGCAAGTTTAGATCCGAAGGGTATTATGAAAATTGAAGGTGTTAAAAGCGATTGGATGTCTCCATCCCCATATCATGTTAAGACGCCAAATAATGAAAGACTTTTTGATGAATCCATACAGATATCAGATTATGAAATAAAATTTTAAAAATTATGGATATATTAAATAAAGTTAAGTGTTTACATTTTTATATTTCAGTCTTTACTTTGCTTCTTTTGGTTAGTACTAATGTAATTGCACAAACAGCTGTAGACTCTACAAGAATTTTCAGTGTACTATCATTTAATATTTATCATGGAGAAACAGTAAATGCGGTTAAAAAATACGATTTAGATTTATTGGCAAAAGTTATAAACGATACCAAACCAGATTTGGTAGCTCTGCAAGAAGTCGATTTTAAAACCAATCGTGCACGTAAATATGATTTAGTGACCGAGTTAGGACAACGTACAAAAATGCAGGCAATTTTTGGAAAAGCTATGTCCTATGATGGCGGAGAATATGGAGAAGGT from Aureibaculum sp. 2308TA14-22 includes:
- a CDS encoding electron transfer flavoprotein subunit alpha/FixB family protein, which translates into the protein MKILVIAEAQGKEIRHASRSAITLAKNAAAAANGEIEIAIIGDDIEAAATAASAYAPTFTLSDASLANATADRYGAAIAKIVEQRGASLVIAASTSQGKDCVARAAASLGGTMVTDAIACENRDGKLVWQRTMHAGGVAAWVVAHGSPVVVTALQSAYEPAEPTGETSVTALEIDVASLPSAIQFESVSTKQSDRPDVTEAAVVISGGRAFKTAEDYEQLIGGLADKVGGGTGSSRAAVDAGIAPNENQVGQTGKIIAPDLYLGIGISGAVQHLAGMKNSKIIAAINTDDEAPLLDYADFALIADAYDAIPELIDKL
- a CDS encoding (Fe-S)-binding protein translates to MDDLSRELYGNIGAISKILFYICAFTSMAIFIYGIYRRRQLWKLGKDTGEKVNISATLKALISRVFSQKTVRQGVRKKKAGLFHALMFFGFVVLFIGTCLVAVEEYGHILFGVKGENLFHKGLYFAIYEVSLDSFGLIYTVGAAWFLIRMMQKGREDSVRYRKSDYFLVSALFVIGWSGYWLEALRIIRENTPYPWLSYVGNSHAHIFRFLGVTEGNVDAIHFTVWWGHGILVFAFIASFPFTRLLHVIAGTWNLCLVRRKPGYMIPVSIEELEETGKVGVENVQDFSYRQLLSLDACVACGRCTDACPATEAGKPLSPHDVVQDIRNHFNEVAPLIKDARKNKRDELEDEALQTAPNLHGDIIAAETLWSCTTCNACHEVCPLDVSPVSIITDMRRFLIGEGQLSGPPAASLQKVQRSGNPWGLPTRDRFNWAEGLDVPTVKSNPNFEVLYWIGCSATYDRRIQKVAHAVVKLLKHAGVNFATLGPEERCTGEFARRMGDEFLFQESAENNIEVLKKYNVKSIITHCPHCLNSLSKDYPQFGGNYDVMHHTQYLSGLIKDNKLKIDDNAVIDEGGSITYHDPCYLARINGISEEPRHLIETAAGENALEEVARSGCESSCCGAGGGRMWFDDEPEERIGRTRIDELLDTKAKTVAVSCPFCLTMMTDGVAAKTDQVEVKDISEILADAIEITKNISSLTEKEE
- the purU gene encoding formyltetrahydrofolate deformylase, with translation MNPQIITFLIKCPDQKGIISKLTSFFFDEGFNIISSQQYTNIEEEKFFMRIRLESDSLVTLSKTQLESKFEKLANVYQITWKVDYGSKKQKVAIMVSHTSHNLYDLLHRHKEGKLSCEVKMIVSNHTKLKPIADMFGIPFYHEPITKETKKAQEKQVIELFDTHEIDLIVMARYMQILSSNFINHYSEKIINIHHSFLPAFQGANPYKRAYERGVKLIGATAHYATEDLDEGPIIEQGVERVSHESTVSSLKSIGAEIETSVLARAVNFHLSNQIIVDGNKAIVFPETGE
- a CDS encoding metallophosphoesterase family protein, giving the protein MKRRKFINQLGLGAVASMLPCTLVSFTPGVSSESNAKNLNFGIVTDVHKDLMPDADKRLETFITKAIDKKVDFIIQMGDFCFGETKNNDFLKIWETYKGPKYHVLGNHDMDRNTKSEMLDFWGMPKTYYSYDFKGYHFIVLDANFLYQDGKYINYKNANFYVDSSIRTFINDEQVEWFKADLEATKLPTIVFCHQSLWHGVKNRLTLQKIMETHKEKVICSLNGHNHSDYHFEQNDIDYIGINSMSYQWVSGKYESTERFPKKFYKEYGNLHHIAGYKDPLYAFASLDPKGIMKIEGVKSDWMSPSPYHVKTPNNERLFDESIQISDYEIKF